In the genome of Aspergillus luchuensis IFO 4308 DNA, chromosome 2, nearly complete sequence, one region contains:
- a CDS encoding serine/threonine-protein kinase (COG:T;~EggNog:ENOG410Q6RP;~InterPro:IPR017441,IPR008271,IPR000961,IPR000719, IPR011009;~PFAM:PF07714,PF00069;~go_function: GO:0004672 - protein kinase activity [Evidence IEA];~go_function: GO:0004674 - protein serine/threonine kinase activity [Evidence IEA];~go_function: GO:0005524 - ATP binding [Evidence IEA];~go_process: GO:0006468 - protein phosphorylation [Evidence IEA]) has protein sequence MTMSWKLTRKLKETHLAPLTQTFTRSSSTSTIKGDSGEETPVVSQTPSISTTNSNGINASESLVSPPVAPVKPGILIVTLHEGRGFSLSPHYQQIFNSHFQSSGSYGMRPSSSSSHSAHGQAASYVPSGRPQSTSGGINAAPTSHGRYSTKYLPYALLDFEKNQVFVDAVSGSPENPLWAGDNTAYKFDVSRKTELNVQLYLRNPTARPGAGRSEDIFLGAVKVHPRFEEAQPHAEDPKSKKTPQERQLGQLGAEWLDMQFGTGSIKIGVSFVENKQRSMKLEDFELLKVVGKGSFGKVMQVMKKDTGRIYALKTIRKAHIISRSEVTHTLAERSVLSQINNPFIVPLKFSFQSPEKLYLVLAFVNGGELFHHLQREQRFDINRARFYTAELLCALECLHGFKVIYRDLKPENILLDYTGHIALCDFGLCKLDMKDEDRTNTFCGTPEYLAPELLLGNGYTKTVDWWTLGVLLYEMLTGLPPFYDENTNDMYRKILQEPLTFPSTDIVPPAARDLLSRLLDRDPQRRLGANGAAEIKSHHFFANIDWRKLLQRKYEPSFRPNVVCNSLMWLAYDGDDD, from the exons ATGACAATGTCGTGGAAACTCACTAGAA AACTAAAGGAGACGCACTTGGCTCCTTTGACCCAAACATTCACccgatcctcctccacatccaccatcaaAGGTGATTCTGGCGAAGAGACCCCCGTTGTTTCGCAAACCCCCAGTATCTCCACAACAAACTCCAATGGAATCA ATGCCTCGGAGTCGCTCGTCTCCCCGCCCGTGGCCCCTGTCAAGCCCGGAATCCTGATCGTCACCCTCCACGAAGGTCGAggcttctctctttccccccactACCAACAGATCTTCAACTCCCATTTCCAGAGCAGCGGTTCCTATGGCATGCGTCCAAGCTCTTCGTCATCCCACTCTGCACACGGACAGGCCGCCTCCTACGTCCCCAGCGGTCGCCCTCAGTCCACCAGCGGGGGTATCAATGCCGCTCCGACCTCCCACGGTCGCTATTCGACCAAGTACCTCCCCTATGCCCTTCTGGATTTCGAAAAGAACCAAGTTTTCGTCGACGCCGTTTCTGGTTCCCCCGAAAACCCCTTGTGGGCTGGAGACAACACGGCTTATAAGTTTGATGTGTCGCGCAAGACGGAATTGAACGTTCAGTTGTATTTGCGGAACCCCACGGCTCGTCCTGGCGCTGGTCGCAGCGAGGATATCTTCCTCGGCGCCGTCAAGGTACATCCTCGTTTCGAAGAGGCTCAGCCCCATGCGGAAGAccccaagtccaagaagacGCCGCAGGAGCGCCAGCTGGGCCAGCTGGGCGCCGAATGGCTGGATATGCAGTTCGGCACCGGTTCCATCAAGATTGGTGTCTCCTTCGTCGAGAACAAGCAGCGCAGCATGAAGCTGGAAGACTTCGAGTTGCTGAAGGTTGTGGGTAAGGGTAGTTTCGGCAAGGTCATGCAGGTCATGAAGAAGGATACGGGTCGGATTTACGCCCTCAAGACTATCCGCAAGGCGCACATCATCTCACGGTCGGAAGTCACCCACACCCTCGCCGAAAGATCCGTGCTCTCTCAAATCAACAACCCCTTCATCGTCCCTCTCAAGTTCTCCTTCCAGTCTCCGGAGAAGCTGTACCTCGTCCTTGCTTTCGTCAACGGCGGTGAGCTGTTCCATCACCTTCAGCGCGAGCAGCGCTTTGATATCAACCGGGCCCGTTTTTACACTGCCGAGCTGCTCTGTGCGCTGGAGTGCCTGCATGGTTTCAAGGTCATCTACCGTGATCTCAAGCCTGAAAACATTCTTCTGGATTACACTGGCCACATTGCTCTGTGCGACTTTGGTCTGTGCAAGTTGGAcatgaaggatgaggatcgcACAAACA CGTTCTGTGGTACCCCTGAATACCTCGCACCCGAGCTTTTGCTTGGAAACGGATACACAAAGACCGTTGACTGGTGGACGCTGGGTGTCCTCCTTTACGAGATGTTGACGggtcttccccccttctacGACGAAAACACCAACGATATGTATCGGAAGATCCTTCAGGAGCCCCTGACTTTCCCCAGCACGGACATTGTTCCCCCGGCCGCTCGGGATCTGCTGAGCCGACTGCTTGATCGCGATCCTCAACGTCGGTTGGGAGCTAACGGCGCAGCGGAGATTAAGTCGCACCACTTCTTCGCTAACATCGATTGGCGCAAGCTTCTCCAGCGGAAGTACGAGCCCAGCTTCCGTCCGAATGTGGTATGTAACTCTTTGATGTGGCTAGCGTAtgacggtgatgatgactAA
- the adaB gene encoding chromatin-binding transcription regulator ADA2 (COG:B;~EggNog:ENOG410PFFS;~InterPro:IPR041983,IPR017884,IPR043145,IPR016827, IPR009057,IPR007526,IPR001005,IPR000433;~PFAM:PF00249,PF00569,PF04433;~go_function: GO:0003713 - transcription coactivator activity [Evidence IEA];~go_function: GO:0005515 - protein binding [Evidence IEA];~go_function: GO:0008270 - zinc ion binding [Evidence IEA];~go_process: GO:0006357 - regulation of transcription by RNA polymerase II [Evidence IEA];~go_process: GO:0035065 - regulation of histone acetylation [Evidence IEA]), with product MGVIRKKTASRGTEAGTKYHCDICSVDVTSTVRVSCAHPACHEYDLCVPCFAAGEKSKNHDPSTHPFQVIEQNSVPIFEEDWGADEELLLLEGAEIYGLGSWADIADHIGGYRTKEEVRDHYISAYIDSPNFPLPERADPDDKRLSEAISKEEFQARKKRRIEERKEAAKAAPPTTPKQKPTASVPACHEVQGYMPGRLEFETEFMNEAEEAVQHMTFEPGAGETANGETDAEMELKMTVVDIYNSRLTARTERKKILFEHNLLEYRKNTALEKKRTKEERDLLNKAKPFARMMNHDDFEEFNKGLEYEHNLRLAITQLQEWRQMGIGDLKGGEKYEQEKQQRAQRMVPQGSFDRFASTRPTKQSQQPEQPSAASQLTTPELPLRLQKASGAPKAPEPVNPPMNDFDRAFAATNGDVSTPQPVKTKFVIQPLNGVIPWKLENEGAPDLHLLTKEEVEVCNVLHMQPKPYLVIKETLLKEAMKQGGSLKKKDARAICKVDSTKTSRIYDFMVHSGWINKS from the exons ATGGGTGTAATACGGAAGAAGACCGCCTCGCGCGGCACTGAAGCGGGCACCAAGTATCACTGTGATATCTGCTCGGTTGATGTGACTTCGACG GTTCGCGTATCTTGCGCCCATCCCGCCTGCCACGAATACGATCTCTGCGTCCCCTGCTTCGCTGCCGGAGAGAAATCCAAGAACCATGACCCGTCAACGCATCCATTCCAGGTGATCGAACAGAACTCGGTCCCGATCTTCGAGGAGGACTGGGGTGCGGACGAGgagctcctgctgctggaagGCGCCGAGATCTACGGACTGGGATCATGGGCGGACATTGCAGACCACATTGGTGGTTACCGCACCAAGGAGGAGGTTCGCGACCACTACATCAGCGCCTATATCGATAGCCCGAACTTCCCGTTACCGGAACGCGCCGATCCGGACGACAAGCGCCTTTCGGAGGCCATTTCGAAGGAAGAATTCCAGGCGCGGAAGAAACGCCGCATCGAAGAGCGCAAAGAGGCGGCCAAGGCAGCTCCACCCACAACaccgaagcagaagcctACTGCCAGTGTACCGGCTTGTCACGAAGTGCAGGGCTACATGCCGGGTCGGTTGGAGTTTGAGACAGAGTTCATGAACGAAGCCGAGGAAGCGGTGCAGCACATGACATTCGAGCCTGGTGCGGGCGAGACGGCGAACGGCGAGACAGACGCGGAGATGGAATTGAAGATGACCGTGGTGGATATCTATAACTCGCGGCTTACGGCGCGCACggagcgcaagaagatccTCTTCGAGCACAACCTCCTTGAGTACCGCAAGAACACTgcactggagaagaagcgcacGAAAGAAGAGCGCGACTTGCTGAACAAGGCAAAGCCGTTTGCCCGGATGATGAACCACGATGATTTTGAAGAGTTCAACAAGGGCCTCGAGTACGAGCACAACCTGCGGCTAGCCATCACGCAGCTCCAGGAGTGGCGCCAAATGGGTATCGGTGATCTCAAGGGCGGAGAGAAATACGAACAGGAGAAGCAACAGCGGGCACAGCGGATGGTGCCGCAGGGCTCGTTTGATCGGTTCGCCAGCACGCGACCGACGAAGCAGTCGCAGCAACCAGAACAGCCGTCCGCTGCTAGTCAGCTGACGACCCCGGAGCTTCCTCTCCGGCTCCAAAAGGCGTCCGGGGCGCCTAAGGCACCAGAGCCTGTCAACCCGCCGATGAATGATTTTGATCGGGCGTTTGCCGCCACCAACGGCGACGTCAGCACGCCGCAGCCAGTGAAGACCAAGTTTGTGATCCAGCCACTCAACGGAGTGATTCCATGGAAGCTGGAGAACGAGGGAGCACCGGATCTGCACCTGCTGAccaaggaggaggtcgaggtgTGCAATGTGCTGCACATGCAGCCCAAGCCGTACCTAGTAATTAAGGAGACGTTATTGAAAGAGGCGATGAAGCAGGGCGGCAGtttaaagaagaaggacgcGCGAGCTATTTGCAAG GTCGACAGTACCAAGACGAGTCGGATCTACGATTTCATGGTACACAGCGGCTGGATCAACAAGAGCTGA
- a CDS encoding enoyl-CoA hydratase/isomerase family protein (COG:I;~EggNog:ENOG410PH1Q;~InterPro:IPR001753,IPR029045,IPR014748;~PFAM:PF00378;~go_function: GO:0003824 - catalytic activity [Evidence IEA]) translates to MAPTLPTPASNTITLSLPHPQVLLVTLSRPKALNSISTAGHHDLHAIWTWMDNEPSIRVGILTGSGRAFCAGADLKEWNTNVQTPTSSSTSTPSTPSTPGMPPSGFGGLSRRSGKKPIICAVNGLCLGGGCEMVLNADMVIASSKAYFGLPEVQRGVVAWAGALPRLGRIVGRQRAMEMALTGRKVPAEEAERWGIVNEVVGDDGGKGVVERAVEVAVQIAGNSPDAVLVSREGIKLGWEGIGVEEATRLLTEGWSDKLNQGENIREGLRAFVEKRKPVWRDSKL, encoded by the exons atggCACcaaccctccccacccccgctTCAAACACAAtaaccctctccctcccccacccacAAGTCCTCCTAGTCACTCTCTCCCGACCCAAAGCACTAAACAGCATTTCCACTGCGGGCCACCACGACCTCCACGCCATCTGGACCTGGATGGACAACGAGCCCTCAATAAGAGTAGGCATATTGACTGGATCCGGGAGGGCGTTTTGCGCGGGCGCAGACCTCAAAG AATGGAACACCAACGTTCAAACccccacatcatcatccaccagtaccccctccaccccctccaccccagGCATGCCCCCCAGCGGCTTCGGGGGCCTCTCCCGACGGAGCGGCAAAAAGCCTATTATCTGCGCAGTGAACGGGCTCTGCCTGGGGGGCGGATGCGAGATGGTGCTCAACGCCGACATGGTGATCGCTTCCTCTAAAGCGTATTTCGGGTTGCCGGAGGTGCAGCGCGGGGTGGTGGCGTGGGCGGGGGCGTTGCCGCGGCTGGGGAGGATTGTGGGACGGCAgagggcgatggagatggcgttgacggggaggaaggttcctgcggaggaggcggagaggtGGGGGATTGTGAATgaggttgttggtgatgatggggggaaaggggtggtggagagggcggTGGAGGTTGCGGTGCAGATTGCGGGGAATAGTCCTGATGCGGTGTTGGTTAGTCGGGAGGGAATCAAgttgggatgggaggggattggggtggaggaggcgacGAGATTGTTGACGGAGGGGTGGTCGGACAAGTTGAATCAGGGGGAGAATATCAGGGAGGGATTGAGGGCGTttgtggagaagaggaagcctgTCTGGAGGGATAGTAAGTTGTAA
- a CDS encoding mannitol-1-phosphate 5-dehydrogenase (COG:C;~EggNog:ENOG410PKMJ;~InterPro:IPR013118,IPR036291,IPR023028,IPR000669, IPR013131,IPR008927,IPR013328;~PFAM:PF01232,PF08125;~go_function: GO:0003824 - catalytic activity [Evidence IEA];~go_function: GO:0008926 - mannitol-1-phosphate 5-dehydrogenase activity [Evidence IEA];~go_function: GO:0016491 - oxidoreductase activity [Evidence IEA];~go_process: GO:0019594 - mannitol metabolic process [Evidence IEA];~go_process: GO:0055114 - oxidation-reduction process [Evidence IEA]) yields MGKKAIQFGGGNIGRGFVAEFLHKAGYEVVFVDVMDKMVEALQQNKSYNVTEVSEEGEHTTTITNYRAINSKTHESDVIQEIATADVVTCAVGPNILKFIAPVIAKGIDARTESKPVAVIACENAIGATDTLHGFIKQHTSKDRVESLYDRAQFANSAIDRIVPQQAPNSGLDVRIEKFYEWAVEKTPFGSVGHPDIPAIHWVDNLEPYIERKLFTVNTGHATTAYFGHFRGKKMIADALEDKEIRGLVHKVLEETASLIVTKHGISEEEQKEYVDKIVSRISNPYLEDNVERVGRAPLRKLSGKERFIGPASQLAERGMKYDSLMDAVEMALRFQNVPGDDESAELANILQEQSAEDATSNLTGLEQKHPLYPAVLERVRKVQQGTK; encoded by the coding sequence ATGGGAAAGAAGGCTATCCAGTTCGGCGGTGGTAACATCGGCCGTGGCTTCGTCGCCGAATTCCTCCACAAGGCAGGCTACGAAGTAGTCTTCGTCGATGTCATGGACAAGATGGTCGAGGCTCTGCAGCAGAACAAGTCGTACAATGTGACTGAGGTCAGTGAGGAGGGTGagcacaccaccaccatcaccaactacCGTGCCATCAACTCCAAGACCCATGAGAGCGATGTCATCCAAGAGATTGCTACGGCTGATGTCGTGACCTGTGCTGTGGGCCCCAACATTCTCAAGTTCATCGCCCCTGTCATTGCCAAGGGTATCGATGCTCGCACAGAGTCTAAGCCTGTCGCGGTTATTGCCTGTGAGAATGCCATTGGTGCTACCGACACCCTGCACGGCTTCATCAAGCAGCACACCAGCAAGGACCGCGTCGAGTCCCTGTACGACCGCGCCCAGTTTGCCAACTCTGCCATTGACCGCATCGTCCCTCAGCAAGCCCCCAACAGTGGCCTCGATGTCCGCATTGAGAAGTTCTACGAATGGGCTGTCGAGAAGACTCCCTTTGGCTCTGTCGGCCACCCAGACATTCCTGCCATCCACTGGGTCGACAACCTGGAGCCATACATTGAGCGCAAATTGTTCACCGTCAACACCGGCCATGCTACTACTGCCTACTTTGGTCACTTCCGGGGCAAGAAGATGATTGCCGACGCTCTGGAGGATAAGGAAATTCGTGGACTTGTTCACAAAGTTCTTGAGGAGACTGCCTCGCTCATCGTGACCAAGCACGGCATCTcagaggaggagcagaaggagtACGTCGATAAGATCGTCAGCCGGATCTCCAACCCTTATCTGGAGGACAATGTTGAACGCGTGGGTCGTGCTCCCCTGCGCAAGCTGTCTGGCAAGGAGCGTTTCATTGGACCGGCTTCGCAGCTGGCCGAGCGCGGCATGAAGTATGACTCTTTGATGGACGCTGTCGAGATGGCTCTGCGCTTCCAGAACGTGCCTGGTGATGACGAGAGTGCCGAGCTCGCTAACATCCTCCAAGAACAGTCGGCGGAAGATGCCACCAGCAACCTCACCGGCCTGGAACAGAAACACCCTCTGTATCCTGCCGTGCTGGAGCGGGTGCGCAAGGTGCAGCAGGGGACGAAGTAA